A part of Amycolatopsis lurida genomic DNA contains:
- a CDS encoding LacI family DNA-binding transcriptional regulator, with the protein MKARPHVTLEDVARTADVSLATASRVLNGTATVRGDLRERVIAAASELSYTPNAHAQALAGGSRPTVGVICHDVGDPYFAAIAGGVMRVASENDLLVMLASTFRDPAKEVAYVSTLRAQRASAILLIGSAFEDKAWEKAMAAELEPYRRGGGHVAAVSRHRGLKVDTVQPDNRGGGAELAKALLDLGHRRFAVLAGPKSLTTVVDRLDGFAAELLEHGVDLAEDDVFEAAFTRDGGYEAMEKVLARPRKQWPTCVFAVTDVMAIGAMSALRDAGVSVPGEMSIAGFDDIPVVRDLTPALSTVALPLEKLGERAMDLALKASPGTRPRVVRMSGEVVLRRSTAAPAR; encoded by the coding sequence ATGAAGGCTCGCCCCCACGTGACGCTGGAGGATGTGGCGCGCACCGCGGACGTGTCGCTCGCGACCGCGTCCCGCGTACTCAACGGCACCGCCACCGTCCGGGGAGATCTCCGCGAACGAGTGATCGCCGCGGCCTCCGAGCTGTCCTATACCCCCAACGCTCACGCTCAGGCATTGGCCGGTGGCTCACGGCCCACCGTCGGAGTGATCTGTCACGACGTCGGCGATCCGTATTTCGCCGCGATCGCCGGCGGGGTCATGCGGGTGGCGAGCGAAAACGATCTTCTGGTGATGCTCGCGAGCACGTTCCGCGATCCGGCCAAGGAGGTCGCCTACGTTTCGACGCTGCGTGCGCAGCGCGCGTCGGCCATTCTGCTGATCGGTTCCGCGTTCGAAGACAAGGCGTGGGAGAAGGCGATGGCCGCCGAACTCGAGCCGTACCGGCGCGGCGGCGGGCACGTGGCGGCGGTCAGCAGGCATCGCGGGCTCAAGGTGGACACCGTCCAGCCCGACAACCGCGGTGGCGGCGCCGAACTGGCGAAGGCCCTGCTGGACCTGGGACATCGGCGGTTCGCCGTGCTCGCCGGGCCGAAGAGCCTGACGACCGTCGTGGACCGTCTCGACGGCTTCGCCGCGGAGCTGCTGGAGCACGGCGTCGACTTGGCCGAGGACGACGTCTTCGAGGCGGCGTTCACCCGCGACGGTGGTTACGAGGCAATGGAGAAGGTCCTCGCCCGGCCGCGGAAGCAGTGGCCGACGTGTGTGTTCGCGGTGACCGACGTGATGGCCATCGGCGCGATGTCGGCGCTGCGCGACGCCGGCGTCTCCGTGCCCGGCGAGATGTCGATCGCCGGTTTCGACGACATCCCGGTAGTGCGCGATCTCACGCCCGCGCTGAGCACGGTCGCGCTGCCGCTGGAGAAGCTGGGCGAACGGGCCATGGACCTGGCGCTCAAGGCATCGCCCGGCACCCGGCCGCGCGTGGTGCGGATGTCCGGCGAGGTCGTCCTGCGCCGCAGCACCGCCGCTCCCGCTCGCTGA
- a CDS encoding nitroreductase family deazaflavin-dependent oxidoreductase has translation MLFGDEHVRRYEETDGEVGHDWEKGAPCLILTTKGRKTGEDRKFALIYQFDDDDNPVIVASKGGAPEDPGWYKNLQANPEAKAQVKADKFTVRARTLEGEDRAKLWEKLAAVWPDYNEYAKKTDREIPVVVLERV, from the coding sequence ATGCTTTTCGGTGACGAGCACGTCCGTCGCTACGAAGAGACCGACGGCGAGGTGGGCCACGACTGGGAGAAGGGCGCGCCCTGCCTCATCCTCACGACGAAGGGCCGCAAGACCGGCGAGGACCGCAAGTTCGCGCTGATCTACCAGTTCGACGATGACGACAACCCGGTGATCGTGGCGTCCAAGGGCGGCGCGCCGGAGGACCCGGGCTGGTACAAGAACCTGCAGGCCAACCCCGAGGCCAAGGCCCAGGTCAAGGCGGACAAGTTCACCGTACGGGCCCGGACCCTCGAAGGGGAGGACCGCGCGAAGCTGTGGGAGAAGCTCGCCGCGGTCTGGCCGGACTACAACGAGTACGCGAAGAAGACCGACCGTGAGATCCCCGTGGTGGTGCTCGAGCGCGTGTGA
- the lpdA gene encoding dihydrolipoyl dehydrogenase, producing MSAHYDVVVLGAGVGGYVAAIRASQLGLSAAVVEEKYWGGVCLNVGCIPSKALLRNAELAHIVTKEAKSFGIQVEGKVSFDYQAAFDRSRKVADGRVKGVHFLMKKNKITEYDGHGTFLDANTIEVNGERVTFDHCVIATGATARLLPGTTRSDRVVTYEQQIMENELPESIIIAGAGAIGVEFAYVLHNYGVKVTIVEYLDRMVPLEDAEVSAELARRYRKLGIEVLTSTKVESIDDTGEQVLVTVSKNGEQRVLEADKVLQAIGFQPRVEGYGLDKTGVELTERGAIAVDSRGRTNVPHIFAIGDVTAKLMLAHASESMGVVAAETIAGAETMELDFVMIPRATYCQPQIASFGWTEEQAREKGFDVQVAKFPFTANGKAHGLGEAVGFVKILSDATHGELLGAHLIGPEVTELLPELTLAQQWDLTVHEIARNVHAHPTLGEAVKEAVHGLAGHMINM from the coding sequence ATGAGTGCACACTATGACGTCGTTGTCCTGGGGGCCGGAGTCGGCGGTTACGTGGCGGCGATCCGGGCGTCGCAGCTGGGGCTGAGCGCGGCGGTCGTGGAGGAGAAATACTGGGGCGGCGTTTGCCTCAACGTCGGCTGCATCCCGTCGAAGGCGCTGCTGCGCAACGCCGAACTCGCGCACATCGTGACCAAAGAGGCGAAGTCGTTCGGGATCCAGGTCGAGGGGAAGGTCAGCTTCGACTACCAGGCCGCCTTCGACCGCAGCCGCAAGGTCGCGGACGGGCGCGTCAAGGGCGTGCACTTCCTGATGAAGAAGAACAAGATCACCGAATACGACGGGCACGGCACCTTCCTCGACGCCAACACCATCGAGGTCAACGGCGAACGGGTCACCTTCGACCACTGCGTGATCGCCACCGGCGCCACCGCGCGTCTGCTGCCGGGCACCACGCGCAGCGACCGCGTGGTCACCTACGAACAGCAGATCATGGAAAACGAGCTGCCGGAGAGCATCATCATCGCCGGCGCGGGCGCGATCGGCGTCGAATTCGCCTACGTGCTCCACAACTACGGCGTGAAGGTGACCATCGTCGAGTACCTCGACCGGATGGTCCCGCTCGAGGACGCCGAGGTCTCCGCGGAACTCGCGCGCCGCTACCGGAAGCTCGGCATCGAGGTGCTGACCTCCACCAAGGTCGAGTCGATCGACGACACCGGCGAGCAGGTCCTCGTGACCGTGTCGAAGAACGGTGAGCAGCGGGTCCTGGAAGCGGACAAGGTGTTGCAGGCCATCGGTTTCCAGCCGCGGGTCGAGGGATACGGCCTGGACAAGACCGGCGTGGAACTGACCGAGCGCGGCGCCATCGCCGTCGACTCGCGCGGCCGCACCAACGTCCCGCACATCTTCGCGATCGGCGACGTCACCGCGAAACTGATGCTCGCGCACGCGTCCGAATCCATGGGCGTCGTCGCCGCCGAAACCATCGCGGGCGCCGAGACCATGGAACTCGACTTCGTGATGATCCCGCGCGCGACCTACTGCCAGCCGCAGATCGCCAGCTTCGGCTGGACCGAAGAACAGGCGCGCGAAAAGGGCTTCGACGTCCAGGTGGCGAAGTTCCCCTTCACCGCCAACGGAAAGGCGCACGGCCTCGGCGAGGCTGTCGGCTTCGTGAAGATCCTCAGCGACGCGACGCACGGCGAGCTGCTGGGCGCGCACCTGATCGGCCCCGAGGTGACCGAACTGCTGCCGGAGCTGACTTTGGCGCAGCAGTGGGACCTTACGGTGCACGAAATCGCGCGGAACGTGCACGCTCACCCGACCCTTGGGGAAGCGGTCAAGGAAGCCGTGCACGGCCTCGCGGGCCACATGATCAACATGTAA
- a CDS encoding lysophospholipid acyltransferase family protein: MVLRPRERWTALSPVSGDLLTFRQMIAFGRRFARAGRGAWFAFAINVVWPFLVLFTRFRVRGGEHLPSSGGFLVASNHLSFADPTTVTAYCLAHGRVPRYLAKASLWDAPVTGSVMRSGKHIPVYRGAATASDAYRDAVSAVREGECVVIFPEATFTDHPDGWPMRGKTGIARIALETGVPVIPLANWGTHHLLPSDAVLPRAFPRKTVNLAAGPPVDLSDLMTPSPSREVLEEATKRIMTAVTDLLIEIRGSRPE, translated from the coding sequence ATGGTGCTGAGACCCCGTGAACGCTGGACCGCGCTGAGCCCCGTTTCGGGTGACCTGCTGACGTTCCGCCAGATGATCGCCTTCGGCCGGCGCTTCGCCCGCGCCGGCCGGGGCGCCTGGTTCGCCTTCGCGATCAACGTCGTGTGGCCGTTCCTGGTGCTGTTCACCCGCTTCCGGGTGCGCGGCGGGGAGCACCTGCCCTCGTCGGGCGGCTTCCTGGTCGCGTCGAACCACCTCTCGTTCGCCGATCCGACGACGGTGACCGCGTACTGCCTGGCGCACGGACGCGTGCCGCGCTACCTGGCGAAGGCGAGCCTGTGGGACGCGCCCGTCACCGGCTCGGTGATGCGCTCCGGCAAGCACATCCCCGTCTACCGCGGCGCGGCCACGGCGTCCGACGCGTACCGCGACGCCGTCAGCGCCGTCCGTGAGGGTGAATGCGTCGTCATCTTCCCGGAAGCGACCTTCACGGATCACCCGGACGGGTGGCCCATGCGCGGCAAGACCGGGATCGCGCGGATCGCCCTGGAGACCGGCGTCCCGGTGATCCCGCTGGCGAACTGGGGCACACACCACCTGCTGCCGTCCGACGCCGTGCTTCCGCGCGCCTTCCCGCGCAAGACGGTGAACCTGGCCGCCGGGCCGCCGGTGGACCTCTCGGATCTCATGACGCCCTCGCCGTCCCGTGAGGTGCTGGAGGAGGCCACGAAGCGGATCATGACCGCGGTGACCGACCTGCTGATCGAGATCCGCGGCTCGCGCCCCGAGTAG
- a CDS encoding lipoprotein ABC transporter ATP-binding protein: MRRRAAVMAGPGPGSVPLVRFAVPGECVAVLPAGSGEASAGAPGVGVLLRRGNLFDHLTVARNVVLAGRLAGRSLRAADDLLELVGLAGRGDDYPDTLSALESARAGVAVVLAGAPETVLADEPAGELDGLAALELMDLLCAVAARGTAVVVATRDPEIAAAAHRIVRVA, encoded by the coding sequence ATGCGCCGACGTGCCGCCGTCATGGCAGGCCCGGGGCCCGGATCCGTCCCCCTCGTCCGGTTCGCCGTCCCGGGCGAGTGTGTGGCCGTGCTGCCCGCCGGAAGCGGCGAGGCCTCCGCCGGCGCTCCCGGTGTCGGCGTGCTGCTCAGACGCGGAAACCTCTTCGATCACCTCACCGTCGCGCGGAACGTCGTGCTGGCGGGACGGCTGGCCGGCCGCTCCCTCCGCGCCGCGGACGACCTGCTCGAACTGGTCGGGCTGGCCGGCCGCGGTGACGACTATCCGGACACGCTGTCGGCGCTGGAAAGCGCGCGCGCCGGAGTCGCCGTCGTGCTGGCCGGAGCCCCCGAGACGGTCCTCGCCGACGAACCCGCCGGTGAACTCGACGGACTCGCCGCACTCGAACTCATGGATCTGCTGTGCGCCGTCGCGGCTCGCGGGACGGCCGTGGTCGTGGCGACCCGCGACCCCGAGATCGCGGCCGCCGCGCACCGGATCGTGAGAGTGGCGTGA
- a CDS encoding apolipoprotein N-acyltransferase — protein MKPRLLWWLGTALLLLAVHTDWNVPLAAWVFPVFLLRYARLVPLRRAVLMVGLSLLIGQLFWLGVTGLLFVLSALLAFTLLAVLQTTAFLADRLLAGRAGPLRTLVFPVTLVAGEHLFTVITGFGDFGALGSTQATNLPLLQTASVTGVYGLTFVLAWFASVANTVWAEGWQPVKRTVLVHVCLLGVVFAAGGARLLFDAPTTETVRIAGISPSAEADRSSSGALERIGVKYWRAQEVSGADPVAVGAAFAPVTDDLVARTKQQVSAGAKIVLWPETHARVLERDQAALLKRVGDEARQAGIHVGVAYALYTSQAPYIRNVVVLIGPAGEVLWTYDKTHPTPMEPMTPGPGNVPTAESPYGRLAAVICYDADFPGLMRQAADKGTALMLVPANDWPGFGSLHAEKAGFRAVENGYSLFRHSTHGNSTAVDGQGRVLGHADYYRTDQQTLVADLPVQPRTQTVYSRVGDVFAWLCLAAAALCPLWTYRRKR, from the coding sequence ATGAAACCACGGCTGCTCTGGTGGCTGGGCACAGCGTTGCTCCTGCTCGCCGTCCACACCGACTGGAACGTTCCGCTCGCGGCCTGGGTGTTCCCGGTCTTCCTGCTCCGCTACGCCCGCCTGGTCCCCCTTCGTCGCGCGGTCCTGATGGTGGGCCTGTCCCTGCTGATCGGGCAGCTGTTCTGGCTCGGGGTCACCGGCCTGCTGTTCGTGCTCTCCGCGCTGCTCGCGTTCACTTTGCTCGCGGTGCTGCAGACGACGGCGTTCCTTGCCGATCGGCTGCTCGCCGGGCGCGCCGGGCCGTTGAGGACGCTGGTGTTCCCGGTGACGCTCGTCGCGGGCGAACACCTTTTCACGGTGATCACCGGTTTCGGTGACTTCGGCGCGCTCGGCAGCACCCAGGCCACGAACCTGCCGCTGCTCCAGACGGCGTCCGTGACCGGCGTCTACGGCCTCACCTTCGTCCTCGCGTGGTTCGCGTCGGTGGCGAACACCGTCTGGGCGGAAGGTTGGCAGCCGGTCAAGCGCACGGTCCTCGTCCACGTTTGCCTGCTCGGCGTGGTGTTCGCCGCCGGTGGCGCGCGGTTGCTGTTCGACGCTCCCACCACGGAGACCGTGCGGATCGCGGGGATCAGCCCGTCGGCCGAGGCCGACCGGTCGAGTTCCGGCGCACTGGAGCGCATCGGGGTGAAGTATTGGCGAGCGCAGGAGGTCAGCGGTGCCGATCCGGTCGCGGTCGGTGCGGCGTTCGCACCGGTCACCGACGATCTCGTGGCGCGGACCAAGCAGCAGGTGTCGGCGGGCGCGAAGATCGTGCTCTGGCCGGAAACCCACGCTCGCGTCCTGGAACGTGATCAGGCGGCGCTGCTGAAGCGGGTCGGCGACGAAGCGAGACAGGCCGGTATCCACGTGGGGGTCGCGTACGCGCTCTACACGTCGCAAGCTCCTTACATCCGCAACGTGGTCGTGCTCATCGGACCGGCCGGCGAGGTGCTGTGGACCTACGACAAGACACATCCGACGCCGATGGAACCGATGACCCCCGGCCCGGGGAACGTCCCCACCGCGGAGTCACCGTACGGACGGCTCGCGGCGGTGATCTGTTACGACGCCGATTTCCCCGGCCTGATGCGCCAAGCCGCGGACAAGGGGACGGCACTGATGCTCGTCCCCGCCAACGACTGGCCGGGTTTCGGCTCCCTGCACGCCGAAAAGGCGGGCTTCCGCGCGGTGGAAAACGGTTACTCCCTCTTCCGGCACTCCACCCATGGGAATTCCACAGCCGTGGACGGCCAGGGCCGCGTGCTCGGGCACGCCGACTACTACCGCACGGATCAGCAGACGCTCGTCGCCGATCTGCCGGTACAGCCGAGAACACAGACCGTGTACAGCCGTGTCGGTGACGTGTTCGCCTGGCTGTGCCTCGCGGCGGCCGCGCTCTGTCCTTTATGGACATATCGAAGGAAACGTTAG
- a CDS encoding dihydrodipicolinate synthase family protein — protein MTLIALPTADGGLAEWTPRGAATPAKPASPPTSRIAYAAAHVVANPLAPADPEEGAVLDWDTTLAFREHLWSCGLGVAEAMDTAQRGMGLDWGTTKDLIRRTGALAAGRPWVAGVGTDQLPGGEATAESIVDAWREQLDLVGEAGAIPVVMASRALAASASGPADYHAAYGKLLSGADRSVLLHWLGEQFDPALAGYWGHDDVRAAAKELGRLCAEHAGVIAGVKVSVLDASIETEFRRALPEGVRCYTGDDFNYPELIAGDDQGHSEALLGIFDAVAQVAGAALARLDEGDKDGFHGLLDPTAALSRAIFRAPTRNYKTGVVFLAYLNGHQDHFRMVAGRESARSITHLAELLRLADAAGALTDPELAVARMRPLLAAAGVA, from the coding sequence ATGACCTTGATCGCCCTGCCCACCGCTGACGGCGGACTGGCGGAGTGGACGCCCCGAGGGGCGGCAACGCCCGCGAAACCGGCGTCACCGCCGACCTCCCGGATCGCCTACGCGGCCGCGCACGTGGTCGCCAACCCGCTCGCCCCCGCCGACCCCGAAGAAGGTGCGGTGCTGGACTGGGACACCACGCTGGCCTTCCGCGAGCACCTGTGGTCCTGTGGTCTCGGCGTCGCCGAAGCGATGGACACCGCGCAGCGCGGGATGGGGTTGGACTGGGGCACCACCAAGGACCTCATCCGGCGCACCGGGGCACTCGCCGCCGGACGGCCGTGGGTGGCCGGCGTCGGCACCGATCAGCTGCCCGGCGGCGAAGCGACCGCCGAGTCCATTGTGGACGCCTGGCGGGAACAGCTGGACCTGGTCGGCGAGGCCGGGGCGATCCCGGTCGTGATGGCCAGCCGGGCGCTGGCCGCGTCGGCTTCCGGGCCCGCGGATTACCACGCCGCGTACGGGAAGTTGCTCTCCGGCGCGGACCGCTCGGTCCTGCTGCACTGGCTGGGCGAGCAGTTCGACCCGGCCCTGGCGGGCTACTGGGGCCACGACGACGTCCGCGCGGCCGCGAAGGAACTGGGCAGGCTCTGCGCCGAGCACGCCGGCGTGATCGCCGGGGTCAAGGTTTCGGTGCTCGACGCCTCGATCGAGACCGAGTTCCGCCGCGCCCTGCCCGAAGGTGTCAGGTGCTACACCGGCGACGACTTCAACTACCCGGAGCTCATCGCCGGGGACGACCAGGGCCACAGCGAGGCGCTTCTGGGCATCTTCGACGCTGTCGCGCAGGTCGCCGGTGCCGCGCTCGCCCGCCTCGACGAAGGCGACAAGGACGGTTTCCACGGCCTGCTGGACCCGACGGCGGCGCTCAGCCGGGCCATTTTCCGGGCGCCCACCAGGAACTACAAGACCGGCGTCGTCTTCCTCGCCTATCTCAACGGGCACCAGGACCACTTCCGCATGGTCGCCGGCCGCGAGTCGGCCCGCTCGATCACGCATCTGGCCGAGTTGCTGCGCCTGGCGGACGCCGCGGGCGCGCTCACCGACCCGGAGCTCGCCGTCGCGCGGATGCGGCCGCTGCTGGCCGCGGCGGGGGTGGCGTGA
- a CDS encoding response regulator transcription factor has protein sequence MPKLLVVEDDDAIGGVLESTLRLHGYEVSWQRDGRTALAAAADGGIDFVLLDLGLPDLDGVEVCRRLRAELPGAVLVILTARQEEMDVVVGLEAGADDYLTKPIRLGELLARVRAHLRRGTAPPESRPAIAIGHLRVDTAGRRVSVGGREISLRAKEFDLLARLAEQPGVAVSRDTLMSEVWDAHWYGSTKTLDVHIAALRRKLTESAPTPEQAPRISTLRGHGYRLEQPFESQ, from the coding sequence ATGCCGAAACTGCTCGTGGTGGAAGACGACGACGCGATCGGCGGTGTCCTCGAATCGACCCTCCGCCTGCACGGCTACGAGGTTTCCTGGCAGCGCGACGGCCGCACCGCGCTCGCGGCCGCGGCGGACGGCGGCATCGACTTCGTCCTGCTCGATCTCGGCCTGCCGGATCTGGACGGGGTCGAGGTCTGCCGTCGGCTGCGGGCGGAGCTTCCCGGCGCCGTCCTGGTCATCCTGACCGCGCGGCAGGAGGAGATGGACGTCGTCGTCGGCCTGGAGGCCGGCGCCGACGACTACCTCACCAAACCCATCCGGCTCGGCGAACTGCTCGCCAGGGTCCGGGCGCATCTGCGGCGGGGGACGGCTCCGCCGGAGAGCAGGCCCGCGATCGCCATCGGCCATCTGCGGGTGGACACCGCCGGACGGCGGGTCAGCGTCGGCGGGCGGGAGATCTCGTTGCGGGCCAAGGAGTTCGACCTGCTCGCCCGGTTGGCCGAGCAGCCGGGTGTCGCGGTCAGCCGGGACACGCTGATGTCGGAGGTGTGGGACGCGCACTGGTACGGCTCGACGAAGACCCTCGACGTCCACATCGCCGCGCTGCGCCGGAAGCTGACCGAGTCGGCGCCCACCCCCGAGCAGGCGCCGAGGATTTCGACGCTGCGCGGCCACGGGTACCGGCTCGAGCAGCCCTTCGAGAGTCAGTAG
- a CDS encoding ATP-binding cassette domain-containing protein, producing MTAPLVRADELAHTYGSGLTAVVAVHGVTCEICAETRAVVTGRAGAGKTTLLHLLAGMKKPTAGTVVWPAFEPSPPGPDLIGLMLQDGGLLRDLDVRLNVALPLVLAGRTGTAVRDAVDGALELVGLAGFAKKAPRDLTGEQIRLAVLARALAPAPKLILADDPAGWLDQREGQRLLRRLLGAADQLGAGLLVATAEEAPAGLFGERWAMVDGKLVRDR from the coding sequence GTGACGGCACCACTGGTCCGCGCCGACGAGCTGGCGCACACCTATGGTTCCGGGCTGACCGCCGTGGTCGCCGTGCACGGCGTGACCTGCGAGATCTGCGCGGAGACCCGCGCGGTGGTGACCGGCAGGGCCGGTGCCGGGAAGACGACGCTGCTGCATCTGCTCGCCGGGATGAAGAAACCGACGGCGGGCACCGTCGTCTGGCCTGCCTTCGAGCCGTCGCCGCCGGGCCCCGACCTGATCGGGTTGATGCTGCAGGACGGCGGGCTGCTGCGCGATCTCGACGTCCGGCTCAACGTCGCTCTGCCGCTGGTGCTCGCCGGCCGGACCGGCACGGCGGTCCGCGACGCCGTCGACGGCGCGCTGGAGCTGGTGGGCCTGGCCGGTTTCGCCAAGAAGGCGCCCCGTGACCTGACCGGTGAGCAGATCCGGCTCGCCGTCCTGGCCAGGGCGCTCGCGCCCGCGCCGAAACTGATCCTCGCCGACGACCCGGCGGGCTGGCTCGACCAGCGTGAGGGGCAGCGGCTCCTCCGCAGGCTCCTGGGGGCCGCGGACCAGCTGGGCGCCGGACTGCTGGTGGCCACGGCCGAAGAGGCCCCGGCCGGGCTGTTCGGCGAGCGCTGGGCGATGGTCGACGGGAAGCTGGTGCGGGACCGGTGA
- a CDS encoding sugar phosphate isomerase/epimerase family protein, translating into MDRLSLNQITTKAWSLPEAVAGCAEAGVRWIGLWRDKVAETGVEETARLLKEYDVGVSSLCRGGFFTGITPEGSPVDGVAQTREAIDEAATLGADVLVLVVGGVNGDLASSRQRVADAVGELAPYAGERGVRLGLEPLHPMQCAERSVLSTVDQALAIAREHPADQVGVIVDEFHVWWDPRIEESIAAAAGRIAGFHVCDQKVPLTDTLLGRALPGDGPIDHRHLKACVEAAGYTGPIEVEVFDADLWRRPGGEVLAETIEAYRDHVS; encoded by the coding sequence ATGGACCGGTTGAGCCTGAACCAGATCACCACCAAGGCGTGGTCGCTGCCGGAAGCCGTGGCGGGCTGCGCCGAAGCGGGCGTCCGCTGGATCGGCCTGTGGCGGGACAAGGTCGCCGAGACCGGTGTCGAGGAGACCGCCCGGTTGCTCAAGGAGTACGACGTCGGCGTGTCGTCGTTGTGCCGTGGTGGTTTCTTCACCGGGATCACCCCGGAAGGGTCCCCTGTGGACGGCGTCGCGCAGACAAGGGAGGCGATCGACGAAGCCGCCACCCTGGGCGCCGACGTCCTCGTCCTGGTCGTCGGCGGGGTGAACGGCGACCTGGCTTCGTCAAGGCAACGGGTCGCGGACGCGGTCGGTGAGCTGGCACCGTACGCCGGTGAGCGCGGGGTCCGCCTCGGCCTGGAACCGCTGCACCCCATGCAGTGCGCCGAACGGTCGGTCCTGTCCACAGTGGACCAGGCGCTGGCGATCGCACGGGAGCATCCGGCCGATCAGGTCGGCGTGATCGTCGACGAGTTCCACGTGTGGTGGGATCCGCGGATCGAGGAGTCGATCGCCGCGGCGGCGGGCCGGATCGCCGGATTCCACGTCTGCGACCAGAAGGTACCGCTGACCGACACCCTGCTCGGCCGGGCGCTGCCCGGTGACGGCCCGATCGACCACCGGCACCTGAAGGCGTGTGTCGAGGCCGCCGGCTACACCGGGCCGATCGAGGTCGAGGTGTTCGACGCCGACCTTTGGCGCCGCCCCGGTGGCGAGGTGCTCGCGGAGACCATCGAGGCCTACCGGGATCACGTTTCCTGA
- a CDS encoding FtsX-like permease family protein: MIAAMALWVGGIARVRPARLGVPAAGVAIVTTLLAVHDWTGSLAPRWVPAMVLVVLLTTPSARVLRADQDLLRARGATGGQVLGLAAAEAGTAGLAGGVAGVALSLACGFSTGSGVSLVREIVLLLLAGTLVAALAILPPVLREWYFIPSDEGPPWWAPYGLDVILLALAFVWPLFGWAGGTMLLWRLVELGLRKGKRVIGGLLRPLVSGLAGVLALSISWRSALLARSVVLVALAVAYAISTAFTKDGCGEAKVDLIASLILAAAAAGPSFGAALNERRRDLLIVSTLGGKRRQVAAFIAGDALVVGAGGLIAGHVLGVLFVALTGMERVPSPHGYFGLLAAVVIVSCVAASARIAQLAARDEVSDLRDY, encoded by the coding sequence GTGATCGCGGCGATGGCGTTGTGGGTCGGCGGGATCGCGCGCGTGCGCCCCGCCAGGCTCGGTGTCCCCGCGGCCGGGGTCGCGATCGTGACCACCCTGCTCGCGGTGCACGACTGGACCGGAAGCCTGGCACCGCGATGGGTGCCCGCGATGGTGCTCGTGGTGCTGCTGACCACCCCCTCGGCGCGGGTGCTGCGGGCGGATCAGGACCTGCTGCGGGCCCGCGGCGCCACCGGCGGGCAGGTACTCGGCCTGGCCGCCGCCGAAGCCGGTACGGCGGGCCTGGCGGGTGGCGTGGCCGGGGTCGCCCTGTCACTGGCCTGTGGCTTCTCGACCGGCTCCGGAGTCTCGCTCGTCCGGGAAATCGTTCTCTTGCTGCTCGCCGGGACGCTCGTCGCGGCACTCGCCATCCTGCCCCCGGTGCTGCGCGAGTGGTATTTCATCCCGAGCGACGAAGGTCCCCCTTGGTGGGCGCCGTACGGCCTCGACGTCATCCTGCTCGCGCTCGCCTTCGTCTGGCCGTTGTTCGGCTGGGCGGGCGGCACGATGCTGCTGTGGCGATTGGTGGAGCTGGGGCTGCGGAAGGGAAAGCGGGTGATCGGCGGCCTGCTCCGGCCGCTCGTCTCCGGACTGGCGGGGGTGCTCGCGCTGTCCATTTCGTGGCGGAGCGCGCTTCTGGCGCGGTCCGTGGTGCTGGTCGCGCTGGCGGTGGCCTATGCCATTTCGACCGCCTTCACCAAGGACGGCTGCGGCGAGGCCAAGGTGGATCTGATCGCGTCGCTGATCCTCGCGGCCGCCGCGGCGGGGCCCTCGTTCGGGGCGGCGCTCAACGAACGCAGGCGTGACCTGCTGATCGTGAGCACGCTCGGCGGGAAACGCCGCCAGGTGGCGGCGTTCATCGCGGGGGACGCGCTGGTCGTCGGGGCCGGGGGCCTGATCGCGGGGCACGTGCTCGGGGTGCTGTTCGTCGCCCTCACCGGCATGGAGCGAGTGCCTTCGCCGCACGGGTACTTCGGGTTGCTGGCGGCGGTGGTGATCGTGTCGTGCGTGGCGGCGTCGGCGCGGATCGCGCAGCTGGCCGCCCGGGACGAGGTCTCCGACCTGCGCGACTACTGA